From one Pseudomonadota bacterium genomic stretch:
- a CDS encoding exo-alpha-sialidase codes for MLAIPPVLESHLRLLLIPSLASALLCATITLAAGDDGPVDAVALLPTPASAMSAQPHLAGVGDTLVLSWLEPDPAGGKVLRQAVMDDAGWETRPAVAAGRRWFVNWADFPSVVPIDDQGLWAAHWLQRRPGGRYSYDVFLSLSQDAGQTWSAPLIAHTDDTATEHGFVSLFPWDGVVGALWLDGRYTGGDHHQHGAAQSDRSQARGMTLRAGRFSPLGERLQAVEVDDLVCDCCQTDVTVSSAGPVAAYRNRTLDELRDIHIARLVNGRWTVGGPVGTRRWQVRGCPVNGPAIDADGDRVAVAWYSGADDEPRVSVAWSADAGAHFGPAVTIDARSPLGRVDVSLLNTVPGALVSWLGRGSDGEAGQRAQISVRFVGEDGRVGPILPLVQTLAARPSGFPQLALWREQLVLAWTDAEAERVRSARVPLAALLPRALGEGVPAD; via the coding sequence ATGCTCGCCATCCCACCCGTGCTGGAGAGTCACTTGCGATTGCTGCTCATCCCCTCGCTGGCGAGCGCACTGCTCTGCGCCACGATCACCTTGGCCGCGGGCGATGATGGTCCGGTCGACGCCGTCGCGTTGCTGCCGACGCCGGCGAGCGCCATGAGCGCGCAGCCGCACCTTGCAGGCGTAGGGGACACGTTGGTGCTCAGTTGGCTCGAGCCCGACCCGGCGGGGGGCAAGGTGCTGCGCCAAGCGGTGATGGACGATGCCGGCTGGGAGACCCGACCGGCCGTGGCCGCCGGACGACGTTGGTTCGTCAACTGGGCGGACTTCCCCTCGGTGGTGCCCATCGACGATCAGGGGCTATGGGCCGCCCACTGGCTGCAACGCCGCCCGGGGGGGCGTTACAGCTACGACGTGTTCCTGAGCCTCTCGCAGGACGCCGGCCAAACCTGGTCGGCGCCACTCATTGCGCACACGGACGACACGGCGACGGAGCACGGCTTCGTCAGCCTCTTCCCCTGGGACGGCGTGGTCGGCGCACTCTGGTTGGACGGCCGCTACACCGGCGGCGACCACCACCAGCACGGTGCGGCGCAGAGCGATCGTTCGCAGGCGCGCGGCATGACCCTGCGGGCCGGGCGCTTCTCGCCGCTCGGTGAACGCCTGCAGGCCGTGGAAGTGGATGATCTGGTCTGCGACTGCTGCCAGACCGACGTCACGGTGAGCAGCGCCGGACCCGTGGCGGCCTACCGAAACCGTACGCTGGACGAGCTGCGTGACATCCACATCGCCCGCCTCGTGAATGGGCGATGGACCGTGGGCGGCCCCGTGGGAACGCGTCGCTGGCAGGTGCGAGGATGCCCCGTGAACGGCCCCGCCATCGACGCAGACGGCGATCGCGTGGCCGTGGCCTGGTACAGCGGTGCGGATGATGAGCCGCGCGTCAGCGTCGCCTGGTCAGCGGATGCGGGGGCTCACTTCGGACCGGCGGTGACGATCGATGCGCGCTCGCCCCTCGGTCGGGTGGATGTGTCGTTGCTGAACACCGTGCCGGGCGCCTTAGTGAGCTGGTTGGGCCGAGGTTCGGATGGTGAGGCGGGGCAGCGCGCGCAGATCAGCGTGCGTTTCGTCGGCGAGGATGGACGGGTGGGGCCGATCCTGCCCTTGGTGCAGACCCTGGCCGCGCGGCCCTCCGGGTTTCCCCAGCTCGCCCTGTGGCGCGAGCAGCTGGTCCTCGCCTGGACTGACGCGGAAGCGGAGCGGGTGCGCTCGGCGCGCGTGCCCCTGGCGGCGCTGCTGCCCCGGGCGCTCGGCGAGGGTGTTCCGGCGGACTAG
- a CDS encoding DUF4124 domain-containing protein, producing MFSRRTTALFASTLGAAILTLSAVDLSHAREVYRWVDGDGIVHLSDTPPLTKRAEAITVPVATPTVRATPTVRAAPEPVTQAVVAPSPVTHVVQPVVTPITPPPTVRRDGWFFSVLPAVPVTRPNDPSLGQAQRQALGQRGLSGPRRPVSINSSIHAQRVARSQSLPLGER from the coding sequence ATGTTCTCACGCCGCACGACAGCCCTGTTCGCAAGCACCCTCGGGGCTGCGATCCTCACGCTCAGCGCCGTGGACCTATCCCACGCGCGCGAGGTGTACCGTTGGGTCGACGGCGACGGCATCGTGCACCTGAGCGACACGCCTCCACTCACCAAACGCGCGGAAGCGATCACCGTGCCGGTGGCCACGCCGACCGTGCGCGCGACACCGACCGTGCGCGCGGCACCCGAGCCGGTGACGCAGGCGGTCGTGGCACCAAGCCCGGTGACGCACGTGGTACAGCCAGTCGTGACGCCAATCACCCCACCGCCCACGGTGCGCCGTGACGGCTGGTTCTTCAGCGTCCTACCGGCGGTACCCGTAACGAGACCGAACGACCCGAGCCTTGGCCAGGCGCAGCGACAAGCCTTGGGCCAGCGAGGGCTGAGCGGGCCGAGACGCCCGGTGAGCATCAACTCCAGCATCCACGCCCAGCGCGTGGCCCGCAGCCAAAGCTTACCGTTAGGCGAACGCTAG
- the nth gene encoding endonuclease III gives MGKRQAMGGELDGADVEAVFRAIAEAMPGRVRGAKGPKGQPDAFRGCISCMLSAQSRDANTALASKALFRLARSPRGLLALDQATIAQAIRPCGLYNMKARNIHKFCRALLDEHGGVVPDTREGLMSLPGIGRKCADIVLQFHFEQDTIAVDTHVHRACNRTGLARGATADQTARALEARAPDWAMAEGHFWLIQFGKRVCTSRAPKCTECPVATLCVHRQSEQES, from the coding sequence ATGGGTAAGCGCCAGGCGATGGGCGGTGAGTTGGATGGCGCTGACGTAGAGGCAGTCTTTCGAGCGATTGCCGAAGCGATGCCCGGCCGGGTGCGAGGCGCCAAGGGGCCGAAGGGCCAGCCTGACGCCTTTCGCGGGTGTATCTCCTGCATGCTCTCCGCCCAGTCCCGCGATGCGAACACGGCGCTCGCCAGCAAGGCGTTGTTCCGCCTGGCGCGCTCGCCCCGAGGGCTGCTCGCCTTGGACCAAGCCACGATTGCCCAGGCGATTCGCCCCTGTGGGCTATACAACATGAAGGCGCGCAACATTCACAAGTTCTGCAGGGCGCTGCTCGACGAGCACGGTGGGGTGGTACCGGACACGCGGGAGGGGCTGATGTCCCTGCCGGGGATCGGTCGCAAGTGCGCCGACATCGTGCTGCAGTTCCACTTCGAGCAGGACACGATCGCTGTCGACACCCACGTGCACCGCGCCTGCAATCGCACGGGCCTCGCCCGCGGCGCGACTGCGGATCAGACCGCGCGCGCCCTCGAGGCGCGTGCCCCTGACTGGGCGATGGCCGAGGGGCACTTCTGGCTGATTCAGTTCGGCAAGCGCGTGTGCACCTCGCGTGCCCCCAAGTGCACCGAGTGTCCCGTGGCGACCCTATGCGTCCATCGGCAATCGGAGCAGGAATCCTAG